Proteins from a single region of Labedella gwakjiensis:
- a CDS encoding ABC transporter substrate-binding protein, with translation MKRRSLGLVAAAAVLVLPLAACSSGGSSGTDADGNTTINWSVWAGSEVETAAWQHLADMVHEEDPTITVKLTTAAWPDYWTKLPTTLAGADAPCIAGLQMARVQQFANYFVPLDDELDAAGIDTADFDSSIITALQADGKQLAIPYDLGPYMVFYDKDAFAAAGLDEPVDGWTIDEFETAAKALTSGGKYGFAATNAIDAMNQWGPTIGGDQAATEDGKLNLTSAGQEKTMEWYASLVSEQGVAAELATDSSDGSQFLSGNAAMYVTGPWDMINVKDQAKFDVGVVTLPVGDAGPGTAVGGSGFGITTKCSTPDVAAKALAIITGKDAQDYLGTQGRAFPARTAEQSTWYASAVDGAQETLESALETGQPYLSTPTWTQDGLSFSQGAISVINGQSDAKSFLESVQSSSGSAG, from the coding sequence GTGAAACGCAGGTCCCTGGGATTGGTCGCCGCGGCGGCAGTCCTCGTACTCCCGCTCGCCGCGTGCAGTTCGGGCGGCTCGTCCGGCACCGATGCCGACGGCAACACGACCATCAACTGGTCGGTCTGGGCGGGGTCGGAGGTCGAGACGGCTGCGTGGCAGCATCTGGCCGACATGGTCCACGAGGAGGACCCGACGATCACCGTCAAGCTCACGACGGCCGCCTGGCCCGACTACTGGACGAAGCTCCCCACCACTCTCGCCGGCGCCGACGCGCCGTGCATCGCCGGGCTGCAGATGGCGCGCGTCCAGCAGTTCGCGAACTACTTCGTCCCGCTCGACGACGAGCTCGACGCCGCGGGCATCGACACGGCCGATTTCGACTCGTCGATCATCACGGCCCTCCAGGCCGACGGCAAGCAGCTCGCGATCCCGTACGACCTCGGCCCCTACATGGTCTTCTACGACAAGGACGCCTTCGCGGCGGCCGGTCTCGACGAGCCGGTGGACGGCTGGACGATCGACGAGTTCGAGACGGCGGCCAAGGCGCTCACGAGCGGCGGGAAGTACGGCTTCGCCGCGACCAACGCGATCGACGCCATGAACCAGTGGGGTCCGACGATCGGCGGGGACCAGGCCGCGACGGAGGACGGCAAGCTCAACCTCACGAGCGCCGGCCAGGAGAAGACGATGGAGTGGTACGCGAGCCTCGTGAGCGAGCAGGGCGTCGCCGCCGAACTCGCCACCGACTCGAGCGACGGCTCCCAGTTCCTCTCGGGCAACGCCGCCATGTACGTGACCGGCCCGTGGGACATGATCAACGTCAAGGACCAGGCCAAGTTCGACGTCGGCGTCGTCACACTGCCCGTCGGCGACGCCGGCCCGGGGACCGCCGTCGGCGGATCGGGCTTCGGGATCACGACGAAGTGCAGCACCCCCGATGTCGCCGCGAAGGCGCTCGCGATCATCACCGGCAAGGACGCCCAGGACTACCTCGGCACCCAGGGTCGGGCATTCCCCGCCCGCACCGCCGAGCAGTCGACCTGGTACGCCTCGGCCGTCGACGGCGCGCAGGAGACCCTCGAGTCCGCGCTCGAGACCGGCCAGCCCTACCTGTCCACCCCCACGTGGACGCAGGACGGACTGAGCTTCTCGCAGGGTGCGATCTCGGTCATCAACGGTCAGAGTGACGCGAAGTCGTTCCTCGAGAGCGTGCAG
- a CDS encoding alpha-L-fucosidase has product MTRFDTPLHRSRLAEIDRTIAEGPLDASWDALQTTAPDWYVDGKFGIFIHWGPYAVPAFGSEWYPRNMYIEGTPEFEHHRATYGDQSEFGYKDFIPSFTADSFDAAEWARIFRRAGAQFVVPVAEHHDGFPLYDCSFTRWKATEMGPKRDVIGELSEAVRAQSMVFGASSHRAEHWFFFNGGARFDSDVTQTESLDLYGPAQREESEPTTEYLEDWLVRTTELVDLYRPQLVWFDWWIERPSFAPYLKRFLAYYYTRALEWGRPVAVNYKYDALPAGTGVFDVERGQLAETRADFWQTDTSVSKNSWSYVENHDYKQADDLIADLVDIVSKNGALLLNVGPKADGTIPEAEVELLETIGAWLSRNGEAIYGTRPWTIAGEGPTAVTEGAFTDTAREPFTAEDIRFTSARDHVYATVLAPAGETVRIRSLGSSTGLLPRDIESVALLGHAGEVTWRREPDALVIDVPSEAVGTLTSFRVTPLVPATRPRRIDIVGLGD; this is encoded by the coding sequence ATGACCCGCTTCGACACACCCCTCCACCGTTCACGCCTCGCCGAGATCGATCGAACGATCGCGGAGGGCCCCCTCGACGCCTCGTGGGACGCGCTTCAGACCACGGCCCCCGACTGGTACGTCGACGGCAAATTCGGCATCTTCATCCACTGGGGTCCCTACGCCGTGCCCGCCTTCGGGAGCGAGTGGTACCCGCGCAACATGTACATCGAGGGCACCCCGGAGTTCGAGCACCACCGCGCGACCTACGGCGACCAGTCGGAGTTCGGCTACAAGGACTTCATCCCCTCTTTCACTGCCGACAGCTTCGACGCCGCCGAATGGGCTCGCATCTTCCGGCGCGCCGGGGCCCAGTTCGTGGTGCCCGTCGCCGAGCACCACGACGGCTTCCCGCTCTACGACTGCTCCTTCACGCGGTGGAAGGCCACGGAGATGGGGCCGAAGCGCGACGTCATCGGCGAGCTCTCCGAGGCCGTGCGCGCACAGTCCATGGTCTTCGGGGCGTCCTCGCACCGCGCGGAGCACTGGTTCTTCTTCAACGGCGGCGCCCGCTTCGACAGCGACGTGACCCAGACCGAGTCTCTCGACCTGTACGGCCCGGCGCAGCGGGAGGAGTCGGAGCCGACCACCGAGTACCTCGAGGACTGGCTCGTGCGCACGACCGAGCTCGTCGACCTCTACCGTCCGCAGCTCGTGTGGTTCGACTGGTGGATCGAGCGGCCGTCGTTCGCCCCGTACCTCAAGCGGTTCCTCGCCTACTACTACACGCGAGCGCTCGAGTGGGGACGACCGGTGGCCGTCAACTACAAGTACGACGCCCTCCCCGCGGGAACCGGCGTCTTCGACGTCGAGCGCGGTCAGCTCGCCGAGACGCGGGCCGACTTCTGGCAGACCGACACCTCGGTCTCGAAGAACTCGTGGAGCTACGTGGAGAACCACGACTACAAGCAAGCGGACGACCTCATCGCCGACCTCGTGGACATCGTGAGCAAGAACGGCGCCCTGCTCCTCAACGTGGGACCGAAGGCCGACGGGACGATCCCCGAGGCCGAGGTCGAGCTGCTCGAGACCATCGGCGCGTGGCTGTCGCGCAACGGCGAGGCGATCTACGGAACACGTCCGTGGACCATCGCGGGCGAGGGGCCGACGGCGGTGACGGAGGGGGCGTTCACCGACACGGCCAGGGAGCCCTTCACGGCCGAGGACATCCGGTTCACGTCCGCCCGCGACCACGTCTACGCGACGGTGCTCGCGCCGGCCGGCGAGACGGTGCGGATCCGCTCCCTCGGGTCGTCGACGGGACTGCTGCCGCGCGACATCGAGAGCGTCGCGCTGCTCGGCCACGCCGGCGAGGTCACATGGCGTCGGGAGCCCGACGCGCTCGTGATCGACGTTCCGTCGGAGGCCGTCGGGACCCTCACGTCGTTCCGTGTGACGCCGCTCGTTCCGGCGACCCGCCCCCGCCGCATCGACATCGTGGGCCTCGGCGACTGA
- a CDS encoding L-fuconate dehydratase — MTTITAVDVHDVRFPTSLSADGSDAMNKDGDYSAAYVVLHTDDPSLSGFGFTFTIGRGNDLCVAAAIQRAQPLIGREVEAIVADLGGIYRELQSDSQLRWLGPDKGVIHLALAAVMNAVWDLAARVARKPLWRLLVDMTPEQLVDIADLRYLSDALTRDEALALLRDLEPTKQQRISELDRDGYPCYTTSAGWLGYSDEKLRRLCQEAVDQGYKHIKLKVGANRDDDYRRLSIAREVIGWDADLMIDANQVWDVPEAIEWVNTLAEFKPLWIEEPTSPDDVLGHAAVRKAVAPIGVASGEHGMNRVLFKQMFQAEALDFCQLDSARLGSVNEIVAVYLMAAKFGVPVCPHAGGVGLCELVQHLSIFDYVSVSGSLDGRVTEFVDHLHEHFVEPCIVTDGAYRLPGAPGYSAEMFGSTIDEFSFPNGSYWSAPSAAVAAEDAPSVAEAADAHSVGVA, encoded by the coding sequence ATGACCACCATCACCGCCGTGGACGTCCACGACGTCCGGTTCCCTACGTCGCTGAGCGCCGACGGGAGCGACGCGATGAACAAGGACGGCGACTACTCGGCGGCGTACGTGGTGCTCCACACCGACGACCCCTCGCTCAGCGGCTTCGGATTCACGTTCACGATCGGTCGCGGAAACGACCTGTGCGTCGCCGCGGCGATCCAACGAGCGCAGCCGCTCATCGGCCGGGAGGTCGAGGCGATCGTGGCCGACCTCGGCGGCATCTACCGCGAACTGCAGAGCGACTCGCAGCTGCGGTGGCTCGGTCCGGACAAGGGCGTCATCCACCTCGCGCTCGCCGCCGTGATGAACGCCGTGTGGGACCTCGCTGCGCGCGTCGCCCGCAAACCGCTGTGGCGTCTCCTCGTGGACATGACACCGGAGCAGCTCGTCGACATCGCCGACCTGCGGTACCTCTCGGACGCGCTCACCCGCGATGAGGCCCTCGCCCTGCTCCGCGACCTCGAGCCGACGAAGCAGCAGCGGATCTCCGAGCTCGATCGCGACGGCTACCCCTGCTACACGACGTCCGCCGGGTGGCTCGGGTACAGCGACGAGAAGCTGCGTCGACTCTGCCAGGAGGCCGTGGACCAGGGCTACAAGCACATCAAGCTCAAGGTGGGGGCGAACCGTGACGACGACTACCGTCGACTCTCCATCGCGCGCGAGGTCATCGGCTGGGACGCCGACCTCATGATCGATGCGAACCAGGTGTGGGACGTGCCGGAGGCCATCGAGTGGGTGAACACGCTCGCCGAGTTCAAGCCGCTGTGGATCGAGGAGCCGACGAGCCCCGACGACGTGCTCGGGCACGCGGCCGTGCGCAAGGCCGTCGCGCCCATCGGGGTCGCCTCGGGCGAGCACGGCATGAACCGCGTGCTGTTCAAGCAGATGTTCCAGGCGGAGGCCCTCGACTTCTGCCAGCTCGACTCCGCTCGGCTCGGCAGCGTCAACGAGATCGTCGCCGTCTATCTCATGGCGGCCAAATTCGGCGTGCCGGTGTGCCCCCACGCCGGCGGCGTGGGGCTGTGCGAGCTCGTGCAGCACCTGTCGATCTTCGACTACGTCTCCGTGTCCGGGAGTCTCGACGGGCGGGTGACGGAGTTCGTCGACCACCTCCACGAGCACTTCGTGGAGCCGTGCATCGTGACCGACGGCGCGTACCGTCTGCCGGGAGCGCCGGGCTACAGCGCGGAGATGTTCGGCTCGACCATCGACGAGTTCTCGTTCCCGAACGGGTCCTATTGGTCCGCGCCCTCCGCTGCGGTGGCGGCTGAGGACGCTCCGTCCGTCGCGGAGGCCGCCGACGCGCACTCGGTCGGCGTGGCCTGA